A DNA window from Synchiropus splendidus isolate RoL2022-P1 chromosome 2, RoL_Sspl_1.0, whole genome shotgun sequence contains the following coding sequences:
- the LOC128754757 gene encoding UPF0575 protein C19orf67 homolog: MKVTRASLSERHCDSHHEEERAAPENGVCSTRPLAAPSGHGRLRWILTRVTLRQKHLHSVLSAFQDSLQSRDKTRQTRQAVVAELTNLLSKCEPIISQLGSKVTWGRSFSCSSEERCHALDPSPLNIGRRDLLCHGQNKAERLSVTTFLYCQPTPYLSQIHTGLFKYIRWNVVLLRKERNGSEEDNTAYYFLCFEDVPDFKSETARFSIRRIWSIGRWVQVKPDPEKETIDDWILCKVPKGRYERLLVMGSEEPSIGAATEALSQLLRSSFSSENLQSPQNV, translated from the exons ATGAAGGTGACACGAGCTTCGCTGTCTGAGCGACACTGTGACTCGCATCACGAAGAGGAACGAGCGGCGCCCGAAAATGGAG TTTGCAGCACGCGCCCTCTAGCGGCACCCTCTGGCCATGGCAGGTTACGTTGGATTCTGACTCGCGTGACTCTCCGGCAGAAGCATCTTCACTCCGTCCTGTCCGCATTTCAAGACTCACTGCAGAGCCGCGACAAGAC ACGTCAAACGCGACAAGCAGTTGTTGCTGAACTCACCAACCTGCTTTCAAAGTGTGAGCCCATCATTAGCCAGCTGGGGTCAAAGGTGACATGGGGCCGCAGCTTCAGCTGCTCTTCAgag GAGCGATGCCACGCTTTGGATCCGTCACCGCTGAACATCGGCAGGAGAGATCTTCTTTGCCa TGGCCAGAACAAAGCGGAGCGACTGTCGGTGACCACATTCCTCTACTGTCAGCCCACGCCGTACCTGTCCCAGATCCACACCGGACTTTTCAAGTACATCCGCTGGAACGTGGTTCTCCTCAGAAAGGAGAGAAACGGGAGTGAGGAGGACAACACAGCTTA CTACTTCCTTTGCTTCGAAGACGTCCCAGATTTTAAATCGGAAACAGCCAGGTTTAGCATCAGAAGGATCTGGTCCATTGGCCGATGGGTGCAGGTGAAGCCTGACCCTGAGAAGGAGACCATCGATGACTG GATTCTCTGCAAAGTACCCAAGGGCAGATACGAGCGGCTGCTGGTCATGGGCAGCGAAGAGCCATCAATTGGCGCAGCCACCGAAGCCTTGTCTCAGCTCCTGCGCTCATCCTTCTCTTCAGAGAACCTCCAGTCGCCCCAGAACGTCTGA
- the LOC128754756 gene encoding nascent polypeptide-associated complex subunit alpha, muscle-specific form-like, translating to MKPDGSNMDTTDSREPTEDAAVAEQSASQENITGQIRPQPEHAGNDAEHGGAEANGKPEAAAGNKVKLQAVAPKINHTSTSLHRMTRVAPSTNDSGKLMSKKGATAAPTAKVPASKTLAGKSSSVGAVAKRPTGAAAGPSSVKNQTKVPDKKPAGPTAATKTASAATKLSKPPTTNGVPKKKTDSVGVTRPQGTTTAGRSMAFKSAAARPESGAIPKTSRPASAQSASRPATSRPNTAPPRTTSTSAAAGRTATFKASAAPSTGRSTTAHGPKAAAAKKDVSQPPPAAAISKRPPAATRMPPTKKAEPPKPSATAKPSSVPKLPAKATSRNVVPMKPQKPANPGPAKKPEAPSWPHLAVKPLLSKTPPASPASKPGKYGTQQARLGSKPTQAVSPYIAVKKTKCPSSAAAARPAVAKPAASAQAESDCTVALAQSQPAAPSAPERISTAPCTETVPSAVAAPEATSVLPASPPQSSPVTSAVESAPIMESVASSLPNDKQDPAPVTATSPPVPNEEPFYLLTNQTVSKPALTVGASSIPQVQSANLNDDDDEEEREGSQLVSVSEMSGTTQPTEESRPGSAGPVGGSAWRAPGALLSELDSEEVSGSQQGASELSAPGVLEGTESTDDLGDGSLKGASAGSPDFEKFPDIPANDFEEDEDEEDDNDRVCDMDVGSERADEPQRIRHDNDLDDEEDDDVDMASEGVTESGLESYGNADEDDFAEDERLDNLNRLAQPPPPPELPSAPAAQWDQPNPFNPWQETPQPQESQLLVDSVSQSAEQIGAAAASPLTEPWQADSLTPTSTKAWQEAEADAASSAREEEGVCVDLNISAQTLAPPPASAHAMSLSSTVSSEGSTPEEPADQSQKGIPETLEDPGQYLEAGHKLGGSEEGLVEVAADTNQEGLAAASTSNPSSSSVTEDEASDTEGEAQLDDAFVPESATTDVLQIKPSARRCLSTLDEGDEPEADTSTPPSATSLASYGFDTTTTASTSNAQSTGESCIKSPGIFSLEELPEEAKELGIGPAPNDLPHVGEPQYLQCEKLEAEVPVEENVPGLDETTAPPSFQGLLREKTEDAQPPYYSAICEKSENSFPGFTALPHRRDHAAHSRTYCDLVKPLCAPASPPRLTCADLPPRSAGQQALSPQLRRLEQHQRQLQEMQQRRDQQNRPLEEAEQERKRREEEELRRKKEEAEEEIKRNEKMLSVQTAAAAEDDEEMKQRRDLELQLQQQQEELKQRQQIMQWQQELQQSAKVQTVVLSPSSGLCTIYEALESGDEEGEAHRAQVKEHVPGEEAGEKVKLSEVERPPPSNPEVVPSPTPPEPVSPFEMEWGKKVDIVQQLINQTLLLNGDSCSSLLLLPGGTGGKLSPLESSLWPALLPPLTPPSATVTSVSSFSPEAAGSSPQGEWTVVELETHH from the exons ATGAAACCAGATGGGTCTAACATGGACACCACAGACTCTCGGGAACCCACGGAGGATGCTGCCGTTGCAGAGCAGTCAGCCTCCCAAGAGAACATAACGGGTCAAATCAGACCACAGCCAGAACATGCTGGAAATGATGCAGAACATGGGGGTGCTGAGGCAAACGGGAAACCTGAGGCTGCTGCAGGAAATAAGGTCAAGCTTCAGGCTGTGGCTCCCAAGATTAATCACACGAGTACTTCCTTGCATCGCATGACCAGGGTGGCTCCGTCTACCAACGACTCAGGAAAGTTGATGTCAAAAAAGGGAGCCACAGCCGCGCCGACAGCAAAGGTGCCGGCATCCAAGACACTTGCTGGAAAATCATCATCAGTGGGAGCTGTAGCCAAGAGACCGACTGGAGCGGCGGCTGGTCCCTCCTCAGTCAAGAACCAAACTAAGGTGCCTGATAAGAAGCCCGCTGGACCAACAGCGGCGACAAAAACGGCTTCTGCAGCAACAAAGTTAAGTAAACCACCAACCACAAATGGTGTTCctaagaaaaaaacagactctGTTGGCGTCACCAGACCTCAAGGCACAA cAACAGCTGGTAGATCCATGGCGTTCAAATCAGCTGCAGCAAGACCTGAAAGCGGTGCAATTCCAAAGACAAGCAG GCCTGCATCAGCCCAGTCAGCATCACGACCCGCGACGTCCAGGCCCAACACCGCTCCACCCAGGACAACATCCACCTCTGCCGCTGCTGGGAGAACTGCCACTTTTAAAGCGAGCGCAGCTCCCTCTACAGGCAGGAGCACCACAGCGCATGGTCCCAAAGCTGCAGCTGCAAAAAAAG ATGTCAGTCAACCACCGCCTGCTGCAGCCATTTCCAAAAGACCTCCTGCAGCCACAAGGATGCCGCCCACCAAAAAGGCTGAACCCCCCAAACCTTCAGCCACTGCAAAGCCGTCATCTGTTCCAAAACTGCCCGCAAAAGCAACGAGTCGCAATGTGGTGCCGATGAAACCACAGAAGCCTGCAAATCCTGGCCCTGCGAAAAAGCCAGAGGCTCCTTCGTGGCCTCATCTTGCAGTGAAGCCGCTGCTTAGCAAAACCCCTCCTGCCTCTCCAGCCAGCAAGCCCGGCAAATATGGCACCCAACAGGCGAGGCTCGGAAGCAAGCCCACTCAGGCAGTCTCTCCTTACATTGCTGTCAAGAAGACAAAGTGTCCTTCGtccgcagcagcagccaggcCTGCAGTAGCCAAGCCTGCTGCATCTGCTCAGGCAGAATCAGACTGTACAGTTGCGCTGGCACAGTCTCAACCTGCAGCTCCGTCAGCACCAGAGAGAATCTCAACGGCACCTTGTACTGAGACTGTACCGTCAGCAGTCGCTGCTCCAGAAGCTACTTCAGTTCtccctgcctctcctcctcagagtTCCCCTGTGACCTCAGCAGTAGAATCAGCTCCGATAATGGAGTCCGTTGCTTCCTCATTGCCTAATGATAAGCAGGATCCAGCGCCAGTCACAGCAACCTCGCCACCAGTTCCCAATGAAGAACCATTTTACCTGTTAACAAACCAAACCGTCAGTAAACCTGCCCTCACTGTCGGCGCTAGCTCCATCCCTCAGGTTCAGTCGGCTAATCTgaacgacgacgacgatgaggaGGAACGGGAAGGAAGCCAGCTGGTGTCTGTGTCTGAAATGAGCGGGACAACACAACCCACTGAAGAGTCCCGCCCTGGCTCTGCCGGTCCTGTAGGAGGGTCTGCGTGGAGGGCGCCTGGAGCCTTGCTGTCGGAGCTGGACTCTGAGGAGGTGAGTGGCAGCCAGCAAGGTGCATCCGAGCTGAGTGCTCCCGGGGTGCTGGAGGGCACTGAAAGCACGGATGACCTGGGAGATGGCAGTCTGAAAGGAGCGTCTGCAGGCTCGCCGGACTTCGAGAAGTTCCCTGACATACCTGCCAATGACtttgaggaggatgaggacgaaGAGGATGACAACGACCGAGTGTGTGACATGGATGTGGGCTCAGAGCGTGCGGATGAACCTCAAAGGATCCGGCATGACAATGActtggatgatgaggaggatgacgaTGTGGACATGGCCAGCGAAGGCGTGACTGAGAGCGGGCTGGAGAGCTACGGCAATGCCGACGAGGACGACTTTGCAGAGGACGAAAGGTTGGACAACTTGAACAGGTTAGCCCAGCCGCCACCTCCGCCCGAGCTGCCCTCGGCTCCAGCTGCTCAGTGGGATCAGCCTAACCCCTTTAACCCCTGGCAAGAAACCCCTCAACCCCAAGAGTCGCAGCTGCTGGTCGACTCGGTCTCACAGTCGGCAGAGCAGATTGGAGCAGCTGCCGCAAGCCCGCTGACCGAGCCCTGGCAGGCAGACTCCCTAACACCCACCTCTACCAAAGCCTGGCAGGAAGCTGAAGCGGACGCTGCTTCCTCTGCCAGGGAAGAGGAGGGCGTGTGCGTGGATCTGAACATTTCTGCTCAAACGCTGGCTCCGCCTCCTGCTTCTGCTCATGCCATGTCTCTGTCAAGCACTGTGAGCAGTGAGGGCAGCACCCCGGAGGAGCCTGCAGACCAAAGTCAGAAAGGGATTCCTGAAACCTTGGAGGATCCTGGCCAGTACCTGGAGGCAGGGCACAAGCTTGGAGGAAGTGAGGAAGGCCTCGTGGAGGTCGCTGCTGATACAAACCAAGAAGGGCTTGCAGCTGCCTCGACTTCCAACCCTTCGTCATCCTCTGTGACAGAAGATGAGGCCAGCGACACTGAGGGAGAGGCACAGCTTGACGACGCTTTCGTGCCAGAAAGTGCCACCACAGACGTGCTCCAGATCAAACCCTCGGCGCGGCGCTGCCTATCTACTCTGGACGAAGGTGACGAGCCTGAGGCTGACACGTCAACGCCGCCCTCGGCTACTTCCCTCGCATCCTACGGCTTCGACACCACGACCACGGCGTCCACCTCCAATGCGCAGTCGACTGGAGAGAGCTGCATTAAGAGCCCTGGCATCTTTTCCCTGGAGGAGCTTCCTGAGGAGGCAAAAGAGCTCGGCATTGGTCCGGCACCCAACGACCTGCCACACGTTGGAGAGCCACAGTACTTGCAGTGCGAGAAGCTGGAAGCCGAAGTTCCTGTTGAAGAGAACGTTCCAGGATTAGATGAGACCACAGCTCCTCCGAGCTTTCAGGGGTTGCTGAGGGAGAAAACGGAGGACGCCCAGCCTCCGTACTATTCTGCTATCTGCGAAAAGTCGGAGAACTCTTTCCCAG GCTTCACTGCGCTGCCGCACCGCCGTGATCACGCTGCACACAGCAGAACCTACTGTGACCTGGTCAAACCCCTCTGCGCTCCGGCCTCCCCGCCTCGGCTGACCTGTGCCGACCTCCCGCCTCGGAGCGCGGGGCAGCAGGCGCTCAGCCCCCAGCTGCGCCGGCTGGAGCAGCACCAGCGGCAACTGCAGGAGATGCAGCAGCGCCGAGACCAACAGAACAGACCTCTGGAGGAAGctgagcaggagaggaagcggagggaggaagaagagctgaggaggaagaaggaggaagCCGAGGAGGAAATAAAAAGGAACGAAAAGATGCTGAGCGTCCAGACGGCTGCGGCAGCTGAGGACGACGAAGAGATGAAGCAGAGGAGGGACctggagctgcagctccagcagcagcaggaggagctgaagcagcggcagcagatcatgcagtggcagcaggagctgcagcagtctGCCAAGGTCCAGACTGTCGTACTCTCTCCTTCTTCGGGGCTGTGCACCATCTACGAGGCTCTGGAGAGTGGCGATGAAGAGGGGGAGGCTCACCGGGCTCAGGTGAAGGAGCACGTGCCGGGAGAGGAGGCTGGAGAGAAAGtaaagctctctgaagtggagCGTCCACCTCCCTCCAACCCCGAGGTCGTGCCCTCACCCACCCCTCCTGAACCCGTCTCACCGTTTGAAATGGAGTGGGGTAAGAAAGTTGACATCGTCCAGCAGCTGATCAATCAGACTTTGCTGCTGAACGGAGATAGCTGCTCCTCCCTGCTGCTACTCCCCGGAGGCACAGGAGGGAAACTCAGTCCTCTGGAGAGCAGCCTCTGGCCTGCCCTGCTCCCCCCTCTCACCCCACCTTCCGCCACCGTCACCTCGGTCAGCAGTTTCTCCCCAGAAGCCGCAGGCAGCTCGCCCCAGGGAGAGTGGACGGTGGTGGAGCTGGAGACGCATCACTGA